From Nitratidesulfovibrio vulgaris str. Hildenborough, a single genomic window includes:
- a CDS encoding methyl-accepting chemotaxis protein, whose amino-acid sequence MRYFASQDAERESALEAVRRMFESRISRRPLLQTLSLVGPDGAVLASNRKDGNAINVSSRDYFRKAMSGEVAISDVFASGIDGNPIFVVAAPVRVSGRIAGVVYSAVKLQGLSEGAVSRVKVGKRGYAFIADAKGRVLAHPRRDLIMKLDLSTMEWGREMLGKDAGVVRYLFEGQEKIVAFEREPVTRWMVGVTAEQSDIFDSIVSIRNRSALAAGVVLLCIVGVGVFVVRGISQALGEGVRFATDVAAGDLSRDINLNRNDELGQLASALTTMVKRLREMIATAEQKTSEAEAQSLAAQEATRVAEEARRQAEGARREGLLDAAGRLEGIVMRVTSASEQLAAQVEQSSRGADLQRERSAEAATAMEEMTATVIEVARNASEASESADKARQQATDGAGVVLSMVEAIGTVDAQTGELRGSLGTLGERAEGIGQIMTVISDIADQTNLLALNAAIEAARAGDAGRGFAVVADEVRKLAEKTMNATREVGEAVRAIQNGTRDSIAGMEQASMSVGRSNELAGLAGAALQRIVTFVEASADQVRSIATASEEQSAASEQISRGTEEVNRIAAETADAMRQSAQAVTELAAMAQELQQLIERLKQG is encoded by the coding sequence ATGCGGTATTTCGCATCGCAAGATGCAGAACGGGAATCCGCGCTCGAAGCCGTGCGCCGTATGTTCGAATCGCGCATAAGCCGTAGGCCGCTACTCCAGACGTTGTCGCTGGTCGGCCCTGATGGTGCCGTGCTGGCAAGTAACAGAAAGGACGGCAATGCCATCAACGTCTCCTCCCGCGATTATTTCAGAAAGGCCATGTCAGGCGAGGTCGCCATCTCCGACGTGTTCGCCAGTGGCATCGACGGGAACCCCATCTTCGTCGTAGCGGCCCCCGTAAGGGTCTCGGGTCGCATCGCAGGGGTGGTCTACAGTGCCGTGAAGCTACAGGGGCTTTCAGAAGGTGCCGTGTCCCGTGTCAAGGTGGGCAAGCGGGGATATGCCTTCATTGCGGATGCCAAAGGTCGTGTCCTGGCTCATCCCCGGCGCGACCTCATCATGAAGCTTGACCTCTCCACGATGGAGTGGGGGCGCGAGATGCTTGGCAAGGACGCTGGCGTGGTGCGCTATCTGTTCGAAGGGCAGGAGAAGATCGTCGCCTTCGAGCGTGAGCCTGTGACGCGCTGGATGGTTGGGGTCACGGCTGAACAGTCGGACATCTTCGACAGCATCGTCTCCATCCGCAACAGGAGCGCCTTGGCCGCTGGTGTGGTGTTGCTGTGTATCGTCGGCGTCGGGGTGTTCGTTGTACGCGGCATCTCGCAGGCCCTGGGGGAAGGGGTGCGTTTCGCCACGGACGTGGCGGCGGGGGACCTTTCGCGTGACATCAACCTGAACCGGAACGACGAACTCGGACAACTCGCCTCGGCCCTGACGACCATGGTGAAGAGGCTGCGGGAGATGATCGCCACCGCAGAGCAGAAGACCTCCGAGGCCGAAGCACAGAGCCTTGCCGCACAGGAGGCCACCCGTGTCGCCGAAGAGGCCCGCAGGCAGGCCGAAGGTGCCCGCCGCGAAGGTCTGCTTGATGCAGCGGGCCGTCTCGAAGGCATCGTCATGCGTGTCACCTCGGCTTCCGAACAGCTGGCCGCGCAGGTCGAGCAGTCTTCGCGCGGTGCCGACCTCCAGCGTGAGCGCTCGGCAGAGGCCGCCACGGCCATGGAGGAGATGACCGCCACCGTGATCGAGGTGGCCCGTAATGCCTCAGAGGCGTCGGAAAGCGCCGACAAGGCCAGACAGCAGGCCACCGATGGTGCAGGTGTCGTCCTGTCCATGGTCGAGGCCATCGGCACGGTGGACGCCCAGACGGGCGAACTGCGCGGCAGCCTCGGCACCCTTGGAGAAAGGGCCGAGGGTATCGGACAGATCATGACGGTCATCTCGGACATCGCCGACCAGACGAACCTGCTGGCCCTCAACGCCGCCATCGAGGCGGCTCGTGCCGGGGATGCGGGGCGCGGCTTTGCCGTCGTGGCCGACGAGGTGCGCAAACTGGCCGAGAAGACCATGAACGCCACTCGCGAAGTGGGCGAAGCGGTGCGCGCCATCCAGAACGGTACGCGTGACAGTATCGCCGGAATGGAACAGGCGTCCATGTCGGTGGGGCGCAGTAATGAACTGGCGGGGTTGGCTGGCGCTGCGTTGCAACGCATCGTGACGTTCGTCGAGGCCAGTGCCGATCAGGTGCGGTCCATCGCCACCGCCAGCGAAGAACAGTCCGCAGCCAGCGAACAGATAAGCCGCGGTACGGAAGAAGTGAACCGCATCGCCGCCGAGACCGCCGACGCCATGCGGCAGTCTGCGCAGGCGGTCACCGAACTCGCCGCCATGGCGCAGGAACTTCAGCAACTTATCGAGCGCCTCAAGCAGGGGTAG
- a CDS encoding FecCD family ABC transporter permease codes for MSRIRRRTALALGAALWLLSVPAACLFGPFDIGPAEVMRLLGAAAGVPVSGHVDPIRLLVVGDIRLARVCLSLLVGGGLAMAGVVFQGVLRNPLADPFTLGVSSGAALGASVAISFGVTLPAAVAPALVAGLGVVTPAALFGAFAALSLVLLLGTAAGSFRRETVVLAGVVVSTFLAALVSLVKALDEESVSSIVFWIMGSLQGRGWAHTAVLLPPLVLGLAAVVRHARDLDVLALGDTQASQLGMRTGYVRCVLLCGASCITAGCVAVSGVIGFVGLVVPHLLRLVLGAAHGPLLIGAWFGGGILLLWSDVVARTLLSGGAELPVGVVTALVGGPFFCLLLQREQRRERP; via the coding sequence ATGTCACGCATCCGCCGCCGCACCGCGCTGGCACTGGGGGCCGCCCTCTGGCTGCTCTCCGTGCCCGCAGCCTGCCTCTTCGGGCCGTTCGACATCGGCCCTGCTGAGGTCATGCGTCTGCTCGGTGCAGCGGCGGGTGTCCCCGTATCCGGCCATGTGGACCCCATACGCCTTCTGGTGGTGGGGGACATCCGCCTCGCACGCGTCTGCCTCTCGCTGCTGGTCGGTGGCGGACTCGCCATGGCAGGGGTCGTCTTTCAAGGCGTGCTGCGCAACCCGCTCGCCGACCCCTTCACGCTCGGCGTCTCCAGCGGCGCGGCCCTCGGCGCCAGCGTCGCCATCAGCTTTGGCGTAACCCTGCCCGCTGCTGTCGCCCCCGCCCTCGTGGCGGGGCTCGGCGTGGTGACCCCGGCTGCGCTCTTCGGTGCGTTCGCCGCCTTGTCGCTCGTCCTGCTTCTCGGCACGGCAGCCGGGTCGTTCCGCCGCGAGACGGTCGTGCTCGCCGGGGTGGTGGTCTCCACCTTTCTCGCCGCGCTGGTATCACTCGTGAAGGCGCTGGACGAGGAGTCGGTATCGAGCATCGTCTTCTGGATCATGGGCAGCCTGCAAGGCCGTGGCTGGGCGCATACCGCCGTGTTGCTGCCGCCGCTGGTGCTCGGACTTGCCGCCGTCGTGCGCCATGCGCGCGACCTCGACGTGCTCGCCCTCGGCGACACGCAGGCGAGTCAACTGGGCATGAGGACGGGCTACGTGCGCTGCGTGCTCCTGTGCGGGGCCAGCTGCATCACAGCAGGCTGCGTCGCCGTCTCGGGGGTCATCGGCTTCGTCGGACTCGTGGTACCGCACCTGCTGCGACTGGTGCTTGGCGCGGCGCACGGCCCGCTGCTCATCGGGGCGTGGTTCGGGGGCGGCATCCTGCTGCTATGGTCCGACGTAGTGGCCCGCACGCTGCTTTCCGGCGGTGCTGAACTGCCTGTGGGGGTCGTCACCGCCCTCGTGGGCGGGCCGTTCTTCTGCCTGTTGCTGCAACGCGAACAACGGCGGGAACGCCCATGA
- the cobI gene encoding precorrin-2 C(20)-methyltransferase yields MQPGTLYGIGVGPGAPDLLTLRAVSTLARVDVVFAAASSRNDYSVALDIARPHLRHDVTIERLDFPMTRDQSVLTAAWKANADAVEAVLRTGRNAAFLTLGDPLIYSTFGYLLRTLTALAPDLPVEVIPGVTSYQAAAAKTRTILCESGENLLLLAGIQDAARLDTALTRADNAVILKAYRNFSSIRTMLASHEATRDTVFVSRLGMEGEVVARDLHAAPEHPHYLSLLLVTDRKHGNPEHTAESTSDAEADETAD; encoded by the coding sequence ATGCAACCCGGAACACTCTACGGCATCGGCGTCGGCCCCGGCGCACCCGACCTTCTGACATTGCGCGCCGTCTCGACCCTCGCCAGGGTCGATGTGGTCTTCGCCGCCGCATCGTCGCGCAACGACTACTCCGTAGCCCTCGATATCGCCCGCCCCCACCTGCGGCACGACGTGACCATCGAAAGGCTCGACTTTCCCATGACCCGTGACCAGTCCGTGCTCACCGCCGCGTGGAAGGCCAATGCCGACGCCGTCGAAGCGGTGCTGCGTACGGGCCGGAACGCGGCCTTCCTCACGCTTGGCGACCCGCTCATCTACAGCACCTTCGGCTATCTGCTGCGCACACTCACGGCACTCGCACCCGACCTGCCGGTGGAGGTCATACCGGGTGTGACCTCCTATCAGGCCGCAGCAGCCAAGACCCGCACCATCCTCTGCGAATCGGGCGAGAACCTGCTCCTGCTTGCAGGCATACAGGACGCCGCACGGCTGGACACCGCCCTCACGCGGGCCGACAACGCTGTCATCCTCAAGGCGTATCGCAACTTCAGTTCGATACGCACCATGCTTGCCAGCCATGAAGCCACACGCGACACCGTGTTCGTGTCGCGCCTCGGCATGGAGGGAGAGGTGGTCGCCCGCGACCTCCACGCGGCCCCCGAACATCCCCACTACCTCAGCCTGCTGCTGGTCACCGACCGCAAACATGGCAACCCGGAACATACCGCCGAGAGCACCTCGGACGCGGAAGCGGACGAGACGGCGGACTAG
- a CDS encoding ABC transporter ATP-binding protein, translating to MMECRALHAGYAQTEVLHGIDLRIAQDELVGLLGPNGSGKTTLLLALSGVLPARGGDVLLDGTPLAAMAPRERARRIATVPQRPEVIPDVDAFSLVLMGRYPHTGPLRGYTAVDHDAAAAALAATGTAHLARRSAATLSGGELQRVLVARALAQDTDTLLLDEVTAGLDVARMVEVFDLLAQRHRHGLRIVAAIHDINLAALYCTRLVFLKSGRVVLDGPVAQVFDEQALSAIYETRITVHPHPVTGTPQASIVPGVGAAGVPHGAAHRAM from the coding sequence ATGATGGAATGTCGTGCTCTCCATGCGGGGTATGCGCAGACGGAGGTGCTGCACGGCATCGACCTTCGCATCGCGCAAGACGAACTCGTCGGGCTTCTCGGCCCCAACGGCAGCGGCAAGACGACGCTGCTGCTCGCCCTTTCCGGTGTCCTGCCTGCCCGTGGCGGTGACGTGCTTCTGGACGGCACGCCCCTTGCCGCCATGGCCCCGCGCGAACGTGCACGGCGTATCGCCACCGTACCGCAACGCCCCGAGGTCATCCCGGATGTGGACGCCTTCTCTCTCGTCCTCATGGGACGTTACCCGCACACGGGGCCGCTTCGGGGGTACACGGCCGTCGACCATGACGCGGCCGCGGCCGCCCTTGCCGCCACCGGCACAGCCCACCTCGCGCGCCGCAGTGCCGCCACCCTCTCGGGGGGGGAACTGCAACGGGTGCTCGTGGCCCGGGCGTTGGCGCAGGACACCGACACGCTGCTTCTCGACGAGGTGACTGCCGGGCTTGACGTCGCCCGCATGGTGGAGGTGTTCGACCTGCTGGCCCAACGCCACCGGCACGGGCTGCGCATCGTGGCGGCCATCCATGATATCAATCTCGCCGCCCTGTACTGTACGCGGCTGGTCTTTCTCAAATCGGGCAGGGTCGTCCTCGACGGGCCTGTCGCACAGGTCTTCGATGAACAAGCCCTATCCGCCATCTATGAGACGCGCATCACCGTCCACCCGCACCCCGTCACCGGCACACCACAGGCGAGCATCGTTCCGGGTGTGGGTGCTGCTGGTGTGCCTCATGGTGCTGCACACCGCGCCATGTGA
- a CDS encoding chemotaxis protein, translating into MSQSKILLESGTNELEIVEFYIDEPGYRGHYGVNVAKVLEIIRKQTVTALPEMPHPAVLGAFAHRGGRIIPLVDLAAYLGKPLSDDAAQRKIIITEFNQVVTGFLVSGVTRIHRISWIDVEAPGRFLQGMSSSSITGVVRLEGRVVFLLDMESIVAEMHPDLSIRMGRTRATAQEAPMRRYTVLHADDSGSVRKLVRNLLEASGRFEVLQADDGQGAWEMLETLRAEAEGRGQRIADVVQAVISDIEMPRLDGLTLCRRIKEDVALRVLPVALFSSLVTDKLEHKGRSVGADAQFAKPDLQQLSERLLELLGETPA; encoded by the coding sequence GTGTCGCAAAGCAAGATACTGCTCGAATCCGGCACCAACGAACTGGAGATCGTCGAATTCTACATCGACGAGCCCGGTTATCGCGGTCATTACGGCGTCAACGTCGCCAAGGTGCTTGAGATCATCCGCAAGCAGACGGTGACGGCATTGCCCGAGATGCCGCATCCTGCGGTGCTCGGTGCCTTCGCGCACCGGGGGGGCCGCATCATCCCTCTGGTCGACCTCGCGGCCTACCTCGGCAAGCCCCTGAGCGACGACGCGGCCCAGCGCAAGATCATCATCACCGAGTTCAATCAGGTGGTGACGGGGTTTCTCGTGTCCGGAGTCACGCGCATCCATCGCATCAGCTGGATAGATGTGGAGGCACCGGGGCGTTTTCTGCAGGGGATGAGTTCCAGTTCCATCACGGGGGTCGTGAGGCTTGAGGGGCGTGTGGTCTTCCTGCTGGACATGGAGAGCATCGTTGCCGAGATGCACCCCGACCTGTCCATCCGCATGGGGCGGACACGCGCGACTGCGCAGGAAGCGCCGATGCGGCGCTATACGGTCTTGCATGCCGACGATTCAGGCTCGGTGCGCAAGCTGGTGCGCAACCTTCTCGAAGCCAGCGGACGTTTCGAGGTGTTGCAGGCGGATGATGGGCAAGGTGCGTGGGAGATGCTCGAAACCCTTCGCGCAGAGGCCGAGGGGCGGGGGCAACGCATCGCCGACGTGGTTCAGGCGGTCATCTCTGACATAGAGATGCCGCGCCTCGACGGGCTCACCCTGTGCCGCCGCATCAAGGAGGATGTCGCCTTGCGTGTGCTCCCCGTGGCACTGTTCTCCTCGCTGGTCACCGACAAGCTTGAACACAAGGGGCGTTCGGTGGGGGCTGATGCCCAATTCGCCAAGCCCGACTTGCAGCAGTTGAGCGAGCGTCTGCTTGAACTGCTGGGCGAGACTCCTGCTTGA
- a CDS encoding alpha/beta fold hydrolase yields the protein MPIFAIHAQPLHCRDVGEGVPILFGHGYLWDGTLWNAQVDALSETHRCIVPDLWGHGRSGALPPSTRTMKDLARDMLALADTLRLDDFVVCGHGIGGQWALELALMAPRRVKGLVLIGTFAGAESERARNVALGLLESMERSGGMTPPILDALLPYFFTPEMLEEDGPVVRAFRMSLLRLPPERLATVLELGRMICLREDRMHVLPALASRPVLVIAGQEDRRRPREEGRRMAAALGVRCEEIPGAGHVPPLEQPAVMNRLLRDFLVDCR from the coding sequence ATGCCCATATTCGCCATCCATGCCCAGCCTCTCCATTGCCGCGACGTGGGAGAGGGTGTGCCCATCCTGTTCGGTCATGGCTACCTGTGGGACGGCACGCTGTGGAATGCCCAGGTCGATGCCTTGAGCGAGACGCACCGGTGCATCGTCCCCGACCTCTGGGGGCATGGTCGTTCGGGTGCGTTGCCGCCTTCCACGCGCACGATGAAAGACCTTGCCCGGGACATGCTGGCGCTTGCCGACACGCTGCGGCTGGACGACTTCGTCGTCTGCGGACACGGCATCGGCGGGCAATGGGCGCTGGAACTGGCGCTCATGGCACCCCGGCGGGTGAAGGGGCTGGTTCTCATCGGTACGTTCGCCGGGGCCGAGTCTGAAAGGGCCCGCAACGTGGCACTTGGCCTTCTTGAAAGCATGGAGCGCAGCGGCGGCATGACGCCGCCCATCCTCGATGCGCTTCTGCCATACTTCTTCACGCCGGAAATGCTGGAGGAGGACGGCCCCGTGGTGCGCGCCTTCCGCATGTCGCTGTTGCGTCTGCCCCCGGAACGTCTCGCCACGGTGCTTGAACTGGGCCGCATGATATGCCTGCGTGAAGACCGCATGCATGTGCTGCCCGCGCTCGCTTCGCGCCCCGTGCTGGTGATTGCCGGACAAGAGGACAGGCGCCGTCCCCGCGAAGAGGGCAGGCGTATGGCTGCCGCCCTCGGGGTCCGCTGCGAGGAGATACCGGGCGCAGGGCATGTACCGCCACTTGAGCAGCCTGCCGTCATGAACAGGCTCTTGCGCGATTTTCTCGTGGATTGCCGTTAG
- a CDS encoding sirohydrochlorin cobaltochelatase, with amino-acid sequence MSRHPMVTRLLCLVFSCLIILACSPAFAGHGAPKAQKTGILLVAFGTSVEEARPALDKMGDRVRAAHPDIPVRWAYTAKMIRAKLRAEGIAAPSPAEALAGMAEEGFTHVAVQSLHTIPGEEFHGLLETAHAFQGLPKGLTRVSVGLPLIGTTADAEAVAEALVASLPADRKPGEPVVFMGHGTPHPADICYPGLQYYLWRLDPDLLVGTVEGSPSFDNVMAELDVRKAKRVWLMPLMAVAGDHARNDMAGDEDDSWTSQLARRGIEAKPVLHGTAESDAVAAIWLRHLDDALARLN; translated from the coding sequence ATGTCTCGCCATCCCATGGTCACGAGGCTTCTCTGCCTCGTCTTCTCCTGCCTCATCATCCTCGCCTGCTCACCGGCTTTCGCCGGGCATGGAGCGCCCAAGGCCCAGAAGACGGGCATACTGCTCGTCGCCTTCGGCACCAGCGTCGAAGAGGCCCGCCCCGCGCTCGACAAGATGGGTGACAGGGTTCGTGCCGCACACCCAGACATCCCCGTCCGCTGGGCCTATACCGCCAAGATGATCCGCGCCAAACTGCGTGCGGAGGGCATCGCCGCACCGTCGCCCGCCGAGGCGCTGGCGGGCATGGCTGAAGAGGGCTTCACCCATGTGGCCGTGCAGAGTCTGCACACCATCCCCGGTGAGGAATTCCACGGCCTGCTTGAGACCGCACACGCCTTTCAGGGCCTACCCAAGGGCCTTACCCGCGTGAGTGTCGGCCTGCCCCTCATCGGCACCACCGCGGATGCCGAAGCCGTGGCCGAAGCCCTCGTCGCCAGCCTGCCCGCCGACCGCAAGCCCGGCGAACCCGTGGTCTTCATGGGCCACGGCACCCCGCACCCGGCCGACATCTGCTACCCCGGCCTGCAATACTACCTGTGGCGTCTCGACCCCGACCTGCTGGTCGGCACCGTCGAAGGCTCGCCCTCGTTCGACAACGTCATGGCCGAACTCGATGTGCGCAAGGCCAAGCGCGTGTGGCTGATGCCGCTCATGGCCGTCGCCGGCGACCACGCCCGCAACGACATGGCGGGTGACGAGGACGACTCGTGGACCAGTCAGCTTGCCAGACGGGGCATCGAGGCCAAGCCCGTACTGCACGGCACCGCCGAGTCCGACGCAGTGGCAGCCATCTGGCTGCGTCACCTCGACGACGCACTGGCCCGTCTGAACTAG
- a CDS encoding ABC transporter substrate-binding protein, which yields MVLHTAPCEAAPVSCTDDTGTVITLEAPARRIIALYGAFNEILVEMGQSGRIVARTDADEAIPALAGLPAIGTHMRPNPELVAGLAPDLILQMEGRREAATSVDALRALGIPVAVFRVASFGDLFSVLHRMGTLTGAEQDAAALEARWTARLDTVAGAIARQPHDTGTADGKDHTQHPPRVVFEVRYPNLLAAGADSIVNDIITRAGGVNAVQQPGRVVRLNEEELLRMAPDAYVYQYGPMNPTPVAPDQRPHFTALDAIRDGRVLKVDEHAFSRPGPRSVEAVEQLARFLHPAAFDTNTTTARN from the coding sequence ATGGTGCTGCACACCGCGCCATGTGAGGCCGCGCCCGTCTCCTGCACCGACGACACCGGGACCGTCATCACGCTCGAAGCCCCTGCGCGGCGCATCATCGCCCTGTACGGGGCGTTCAACGAGATTCTGGTGGAGATGGGGCAGAGTGGGCGCATCGTCGCCCGCACGGATGCCGACGAAGCGATTCCCGCCCTCGCCGGACTCCCTGCCATAGGCACGCACATGCGTCCGAACCCTGAACTCGTCGCGGGGCTGGCACCCGACCTCATCCTCCAGATGGAGGGACGACGCGAGGCGGCAACCTCCGTCGACGCCCTGCGCGCCCTCGGCATTCCCGTCGCCGTGTTCAGGGTCGCCTCGTTCGGCGACCTCTTCTCCGTGCTGCATCGCATGGGGACGCTCACAGGGGCGGAACAGGATGCCGCCGCCCTCGAAGCCCGATGGACGGCACGCCTCGACACCGTGGCGGGGGCCATCGCACGCCAGCCGCACGACACAGGGACAGCCGACGGCAAGGACCACACACAGCATCCGCCACGCGTGGTCTTCGAGGTGCGTTACCCCAACCTGCTGGCTGCCGGGGCCGATTCCATCGTCAACGACATCATCACCCGTGCTGGCGGGGTCAACGCCGTCCAGCAGCCCGGACGGGTCGTCCGCCTGAACGAGGAAGAACTGCTTCGCATGGCGCCGGATGCCTACGTCTACCAGTACGGCCCCATGAACCCGACCCCCGTCGCCCCCGACCAGCGCCCCCACTTCACCGCCCTTGACGCCATACGCGACGGGCGTGTGCTCAAGGTGGACGAACATGCCTTCTCACGCCCCGGCCCCCGTTCCGTCGAGGCCGTGGAACAACTGGCCCGCTTTCTCCACCCTGCCGCATTCGACACGAATACAACGACCGCAAGGAACTGA
- a CDS encoding HesA/MoeB/ThiF family protein: MDDASLRSAILEAAQRHPRSDGEDVLSVPGHVLAALADGSGRHLRLVESMACTAGVWPERYLRNTRLLSCAEQVRLLGARVLLVGLGGLGGHVLDMLLRMGVGTIVGCDGDVFEESNLNRQLLSGVDRVGMPKAEAARLHAQAVNPAVIFEPVCTFLRGVDMHRHAKGADVVVDALGGLDDRMALRDAARAAGVPLVTAGVAGLSGWVATVAPEGTAPADLFGQGRAAEDVLGNFAPTVGLAASLQCVQVMQVLTGRSAPAGMLLFDLSDQTFVSLPLA, encoded by the coding sequence ATGGACGACGCCAGCCTGCGTTCCGCCATCCTCGAAGCGGCGCAACGACACCCCCGTTCCGACGGCGAGGACGTGCTTTCCGTGCCCGGTCACGTGCTGGCGGCGTTGGCGGACGGCAGCGGCAGGCATCTCAGGCTGGTCGAGAGCATGGCCTGCACTGCTGGCGTCTGGCCCGAACGCTATCTCCGCAACACACGCCTTCTCTCCTGCGCCGAACAGGTTCGCCTGCTTGGTGCGCGCGTCTTGCTGGTGGGACTCGGGGGGCTTGGCGGACATGTTCTCGACATGCTCCTGCGCATGGGGGTGGGCACCATCGTCGGCTGCGACGGGGATGTGTTCGAAGAGAGCAACCTCAACAGGCAGTTGCTTTCCGGGGTGGACCGCGTGGGAATGCCCAAGGCCGAAGCGGCCCGGCTGCACGCCCAGGCCGTGAACCCAGCCGTCATCTTCGAGCCTGTCTGTACCTTCCTGCGGGGGGTGGACATGCATCGGCACGCGAAGGGGGCCGATGTCGTCGTGGATGCCCTTGGCGGCCTCGACGACAGGATGGCCCTGCGTGATGCCGCCCGTGCTGCGGGGGTTCCGCTTGTCACGGCTGGCGTAGCCGGGCTTTCGGGCTGGGTCGCCACCGTCGCACCGGAAGGCACCGCCCCTGCCGACCTTTTCGGACAGGGGCGTGCAGCCGAAGATGTGCTTGGCAACTTCGCCCCCACAGTGGGCCTCGCAGCCTCCCTCCAGTGTGTGCAGGTCATGCAGGTTCTCACCGGGCGTTCCGCCCCGGCGGGAATGCTGCTGTTCGACCTTTCCGACCAGACCTTCGTCTCCCTTCCCCTGGCCTGA
- a CDS encoding FapA family protein codes for MQEDTLTSRGNMPYSLNVLIPLSCDLRPPVPQAIHAGRVDHRELGFVHPVSPGDVVAEVLVPAGEHFSPEVAQHLIGEGCALGDASTEHTEGQGVPVVATRSGHLDWDERALAVRDTLVVDEDVTYHVGNIRYFGDLIVRGMVRVAFRVRARSLLVEGLIEGAFIECERLEARGGVKAGGSGRLRVRETVAAPFMENAIVHAGSHVVVSGSSLHNEIKSNASVQVAERLIGGMTAARDSITVGERLGGGMSTLTRVQVGYDPFLNTAVHRLEVQAQHVEEVMLSCAKLAGRGGRLGDKAKARGERYAAALKRLRRKLADLLARLDATSTLETCTIDVRGEVRPGVEICIGPARLMNQDFLKNVRFSYCDGAVVATHPAGRTA; via the coding sequence ATGCAGGAAGACACCCTCACCTCACGGGGTAACATGCCATACTCACTGAACGTGCTGATACCTCTCTCATGCGACCTGCGCCCTCCGGTACCGCAGGCCATTCATGCTGGCAGGGTAGACCACCGCGAATTGGGTTTCGTCCATCCGGTCTCGCCGGGTGATGTGGTAGCCGAAGTGCTCGTTCCCGCCGGGGAACACTTCTCGCCGGAGGTGGCACAGCACCTGATAGGCGAAGGCTGTGCCCTTGGTGATGCAAGCACGGAACATACCGAGGGGCAAGGCGTGCCCGTGGTGGCCACGCGAAGCGGGCATCTCGACTGGGATGAACGGGCGCTCGCAGTGCGCGACACCCTTGTCGTGGACGAGGATGTCACCTACCATGTGGGAAATATACGCTATTTCGGTGATCTCATCGTCCGGGGAATGGTACGTGTGGCCTTTCGGGTACGCGCACGTTCCCTGCTGGTAGAAGGCCTCATCGAAGGCGCCTTCATCGAATGTGAACGGCTTGAGGCGCGAGGAGGCGTCAAGGCCGGAGGTAGCGGAAGGCTTCGCGTCCGGGAGACGGTGGCAGCCCCTTTCATGGAGAACGCCATCGTCCATGCCGGAAGCCATGTTGTCGTATCGGGCTCGTCCCTGCACAATGAAATCAAGTCCAACGCATCCGTACAGGTCGCTGAACGACTCATAGGCGGCATGACCGCTGCACGGGACTCGATCACAGTTGGAGAACGACTGGGGGGCGGCATGTCGACACTCACCCGCGTGCAGGTAGGCTACGACCCGTTCCTCAACACTGCCGTGCACAGGCTTGAAGTGCAGGCACAGCACGTCGAAGAGGTCATGCTCTCCTGCGCCAAGCTGGCGGGACGGGGTGGCAGGCTGGGCGACAAGGCGAAGGCCCGCGGAGAACGCTATGCAGCCGCACTGAAAAGGTTGCGGCGCAAGCTTGCAGACCTGCTGGCCAGACTTGACGCCACATCGACACTTGAAACATGCACGATCGATGTCCGGGGTGAGGTGCGCCCGGGAGTCGAAATCTGCATCGGCCCGGCGCGTCTGATGAATCAGGACTTTCTGAAAAACGTACGGTTCTCGTATTGCGACGGCGCGGTGGTAGCAACCCACCCGGCAGGACGGACAGCATAG